From the genome of uncultured Bacteroides sp.:
AGAAAGTATGCACCTGTTTTTGTTCTAGCTGGTGATATTTTCGAATCTAAAAAAGATGCAGGTCAAGCTTGTAGCATGTATGAACAAGCTATTTTGTTTGATGCAAATTGTCGTGAAGCTTATGTTAAGTATGCTCGTGCATATCGTGATGTAAATCAGGCTTTAGCAGTTGAAATGTTAGGTCGTCTTAAAACACAAGAACCTAATTTCTCTCTTGCTAACAAAGAATTAGCAGATCTTTACTATGCTAAAAATGACTTTGACAATGCTGCAAAATATTATGGAGAGTATATCGCTTCAGGAAATTATGATTCTGACGATTTGAAGCAATATGCTATGACACTTTTCTTAAATAAAGATTATAACAAGTCTTTAGAAATTGCTCAAATGGGTTTGAAACTTAATGCTCAGGATCCTGCTTTCAACCGTTTGGCAATGTATAATAATGTAGAGCTTAAGAAATTTGATGATGCCACTGTAGCTGCAGATAATTTCTTCAATAAATCAAAAGATGCTCAGTTCTCATATTTTGATTATACATACAATGGTACCATATTAGCTGAAAAGAAAAAATATCCAGAAGCAATAGCTTCTTTTGAAAAAGCTATTGAAGCTGATACTACTAAAACTGAACTTTTATCTACAATTTCTGGTTTTTACGAACAGGCCGGAGATCCTGTAAATGCTATAAAGTCATATGAGAAATATTTAGGTAATGTTTCAAAACCTAGTGCTGATCAGTTAGTAGAATTGGGTAAGAAATATTATTCATATGCAAATACTGATGGTATTCTTCCAAATATAAAAACTTCTTCTTTATTGAAGGCTGATAGTATTTTTACTAAAGTTGCCGAAATGGAGCCAGATAATTATAGAGGTAATTGCTGGAGAGCAAGAGCAAACTCTAACTTAGATCCAGAAGCAACAAAAGGTTTAGCTAAACCATATTACGAAAAAACTGTCGAAATTTGTTTAGCAAAAAATGATCCTCGCTATAATCCGGTTCTTATAGAATGCTATAGTTATTTAGGATTCTACCATTTGGTAGCTGGCGAAAAAAGTAAGAGTGCCAGCGAATATGAAACTTCCAAAGGATATTGGAATAAAATCCTGAAGATAGAGCCTGGAAACTCAACTGCTCTTAAAGCCCTTGATGGCTTAAGTGGCTCAAAGAAAAAGAAATAGCTAGAATAAAATATATTTATGAAGAAGTAGATTTTTATATTTCTGCTTCTTCATAAAATAGTTGTGCTTTTTATGTTGTTTGTTATTTGATAACAGACGATATGTTTTGCGCACCTATAACTCTGGCTTTCTTTATTCAGACTTTTTTTATCTGAAGTTTGTATCTATATCTTGAGTTATATATAGCATTTTTTTATTTAGATACTTTTTAGTAGGACTTTTTATATCTTTTCTTGTGGCTATATTTTTGTGGCTACTTAAATATTGTGTGTTTGTTAATTATTGATTATCAGACGCTCATTTCTTGTTTCTGCTTTTGATTTTGTTGTTTTTTATTTGCTTTTTCTGTCCTTTTTACCCTCTTGTAATTCCTTTATTCCTATTCCATTGGCCAGGAATTCTATTTTATCGCATTTATGAGCAATTAGGATTTGAATTGGATTCTTAATAGATGTGTGGTTTTTACAAATGCTTCTTCTTGATGCTATGTTGTGGAGTAAAAACAAAAAAGAGAACCAATTTCTTGATTCTCTTTACTTAGTTGCGGAGGCTCGACTCGAACGAACGACCTTTGGGTTATGAGCCCAACGAGCTACCAACTGCTCCACTCCGCGATGTTTGTGAGTGCAAAAGTACTACTTTAATTTTAAAAAGCAAGTTATTTATGTATTTATTATATGAATATTTTGTAATGATCGGATTATCAACTTCTTATATTTTTGTTTTTTTTGTTCTATTCTATTAATAGTTACTTCATTTATTGCTGTTTTCTGATTATGTCTATTTGTCTTAGTTTGGCGTTTTAGATTTCTATAAACCGCTTTTATAAATATCCTGGCGAGTAATTATAACGAAACGAAAGCTTAATGGATGAGCTTTACTCCAAGAATGTCTATCGTAATGGAGGATTGATAAAATACAGTCAGATTAAAGCTTTTAGAGCTGTATTAAGAGGTGTAAGAGATATAATATTCTTTATAGACTATGCAATATTTTTGCTTAAAATACGAATCCCACAGTTTTTGGTATGCCTGGAATATGGTTATAAATGAAAAAAGAGAACCAATTTCTTGATTCTCTTTACTTAGTTGCGGAGGCTCGACTCGAACGAACGACCTTTGGGTTATGAGCCCAACGAGCTACCAACTGCTCCACTCCGCGATGTTTGTGAGTGCAAAAGTACTGCTTTTATCTTATAAAACAAATTATTTTAAGAATAAATTTTCAATAATAATAAAAATTGAACGTAATGTGCTCTGTACTAGTCGCATGAAGTGATTATTGAATAACACGATTAATTAAATTAGTAAATCTTTTCTTGTGTAATAAGAAGAAAAGAACTACTTTTGCTCAAATAAAACAATAATGTGCAGGTATAGCCTATGACTGTATCAAAAACCAGAATTAAACTAGTAGACGTAGCTCGACAGCTTTTCGCTCAAACGGGAGTTGAAAATACTACAATGAATGATATCGCCCTTGCATCTAAGAAAGGACGACGTACTCTTTATACTTATTTCAAAAATAAAGATGAAATTTATTCTGCTGTGGTAGAATCTGAATTGGATATACTTTCTGAAACAATGAAAAGGGTTGCTGAGAAGGATATTTCCCCTGATGAGAAGCTTATAGAATTAATTTATACTCGCTTGGATGCTATTAAGGAAGTTGTTTCCAGAAATGGCTCTTTGCAGGCCAATTTCTTTCGTGATATCTGGCGTGTAGAAAGAGTTCGAAGGAGATTTGATGCTAAGGAAATAGCACTTTTAAGAGCTGTTCTTACTGAAGGAAAAGATAAAGGTGTATTCCAGATCGATGACGTAAATATTACAACTAATATAGTTCATTATTGTGTGAAAGGAATAGAAGTTCCATATATTAGTGGTCATCTTGGGCGTAATTTAGATGCGGAAGTCCGTAAGAAATACGTTACCAATTTAGTTTATGGCGCATTGCGTAGAAAAGAAATCAATCAATAAATAAACGATTAAATTACAATTATTATGGGATTATTAGATGGAAAAACAGCTATTGTAACCGGAGCTGCTCGCGGTATCGGTAAAGCAATTGCTTTGAAGTTTGCTTCTGAAGGAGCAAATATTGCATTCACTGACCTTGTTATTGATGAAAATGCTAAAAATACAGAAAAAGAAATAGAAGCTTTTGGCGTAAAAGCTAAAGGTTATGCTTCTAACGCTGCAAACTTTGAAGATACAGCTAATGTTGTTGCTCAGATTGTTAAGGACTTTGGTCGTGTAGACATTCTTGTTAATAACGCTGGTATCACTCGTGATGGTTTGATGATGCGTATGAGCGAACAACAATGGGATATGGTTATTAATGTGAACCTGAAATCTGCGTTCAACTTTATCCATGCTATTACTCCGGTTATGATGAAACAAAAGACTGGTAGCATTATCAACATGGCTTCTGTTGTTGGTGTTTCTGGTAACGCTGGTCAATGTAACTACTCTGCGTCTAAAGCTGGTATGATTGGTTTGGCTAAATCAATCGCTAAGGAATTAGGTTCTCGTGGAATTCGTGCTAATGCTATTGCTCCAGGATTTATTATCACTGATATGACTGCAGCGTTGACAGATGAAGTAAAAGCAGAATGGGCTAAGACTATTCCATTACGTCGTGGTGGTACACCGGAAGATGTTGCTAATGTAGCCACTTTCTTGGCTTCTGATTTGTCTTCTTATGTAAGTGGACAGGTAATTCACTGCTGTGGCGGTATGAACATGTAATTTGAGGAATGACCGTAATATACGAAGATAATCACATTATTGTTGTCAACAAGTCGAGCTCTGAGATAGTTCAGGGAGACAAAACGGGAGATACTCCTCTATCGGAGACTGTAAAACAGTACCTGAAGGAGAAATACAACAAACCAGGCAATGTTTTTCTGGGAGTTGTTCACCGGTTGGACCGACCTGTTAGCGGAATAGTACTTTTTGCAAAAACCAGTAAGGCACTTCCTCGTCTAAACGAGATGTTTAAAAATAGTGAAGTCAAAAAGACTTATTGGGCGATAGTAAAGAACTGTCCGAAGGAAACTGAAGGTGAATTGGTTCACTATCTGGTTCGTAACGAGAAACAAAATAAAAGTTATGCCTATGATAAAGAGGTTAAGGATTCAAAGAAAGCCATTCTCGACTATAAGCTGATTGGGCATTCGCAGAATTATTATCTTCTTGAAGTGCACCTGCATACCGGAAGGCATCATCAGATTCGCTGTCAGTTGGCAAAAATGGGATGTTCCATTAAAGGAGACTTGAAATATGGTTCTCCCCGTTCAAATCCGGACGGAAGCATTTGCCTGCATTCCCGGAAAGTTTCTTTTATTCACCCGGTTTCGAAAGAACTGATTGAATTAGAAGCTCCGGTTCCTGAAGGTAATTTATGGAATGGATTTGAAATGCTAGGATAATCATTATCTTCTTAAAAAATAATTAAAGAGCTGTTTACCGGAATAAAATCCGGTGAACAGCTCTTTTTCTTAAATGAATATCTAAAGCTTCCTGATATCCTGCACACGCAGGCGGATACAATCTTATAATCTTTAATATCAGGAAAGTTGTTCTTACCTTATTTCGTTATTACTTGGTTTTACGTCAGATATTACTTTGGGTATCATTAGATAAAAGTAATTTTGTGCTTAGTAATAGTTTGCTATACAGCTGCTTATGCTATTTACTTCTCTTAAAAAGATAAATAAATCTTCCCAAAAATAAAGAACTGAGATAATTTGCCTTACTTTAATGCTTCAGATACAGCAGCCCGATAAGTCTCAAGCTTTGTACTTTTATGAATTTTCTTTTTAGCTTTCCTATCCATATCTGGCAGCAGATATTCCCAGATAGTCTTCATCTTAGTTACCAACTGATCGTTTCCTTGCAAGTGCGCCTCATAATAGCTTAAAAGTGAACTATGAAACGTTTTTACTTTGGCATACATTTCTTCCCGGGAAAGAGTTCTTCCCTGAATGTATTCATAAGCCAGCGCAGGATTGGTAAGCAATCCTCTGCCAATCATTATCCCTGAGAGGCTCGGAAAGCGGTCTAAAATCGTTTTTATGTCGTCTATGGTGGTGATGTCTCCGTTGTAGATAATTGGATGCTTACAGGCGTTATAAAACGCTTCGAAAGCATTTAGATTGGTTTCTCCCTTGTATTGCTGCTTGCCAATGCGGGCATGCAAGGCGATTTGCTTCAGTGGGAGACTATTTAGTAAGGGCAGAAGTGCAAGACATTCTTCTGGATTCTCCAAACCTAAACGCATCTTTACCGAAAACGTCATATCTGGGAAGTCTTGAATGCACGCTAATAGCTCCTCAACTTCATTAGGGAAAGGGAGAATGCCCGAACCTTTATGACGGCGTACCAGCATAGGGAAAGGACAACCTAAGTTTAGATCTGCCTCTGTATGCCCTTTTTCCTGGAAAAGAGTGACGATTTTCTTTATTTCATCAGGGGTACTTGCTATCAGTTGTGGCACAAGATGGTGAACTGTATTGTTCTCTTTCTCTATATCCCGTAGCTCTCGGTTGCGGAAAGATTCCCCTTTTTCCAAACGAACAAAGGGGGTGTAGTAAGTATTTACACCTCCAAAGACAGTTTCGTGCGCATTGCGGTAAGGTGCATCGGTAAAGCCCTGTAAAGGAGCAAAGTGAATGGGAACTTTCTTCTCGTCTTGCATATCTTTTTTTGTTGGCAAAGATAAGTTTAAAAGGAGAACTTGAAGCAATCTTGTGGAATAATCCATCGATATGTGGTCCCGAATTTCTTTTTTGCCTACTTTTGCAGTGAATTTCATAGGTGATAAAAAGATGGAACGAATAAAGAATATTGTATTTGACTTCGGTGGAGTGATTGTGAATTTCTCGCGTGAAGCTGCAGTGAAGAAGTTTGAAGAGATAGGAGTGGCTAATGCCAACGAGTTACTGGATGCATATCATCAGAAGGGAGCTTTCCTCCAGGTGGAAGATGGAACTATCAATGCAGAAGAGTTTCGGATTATTCTGAGCGAGCTGGCGGGTAAAGAACTCACTTACGAGCAGGTTAAAGAAGGATGGCTGGGTTTTATGCTTGATGTTCCTCAATATCGTCTGGAGTATTTGCTGGAGCTTAAAAAGAAATATAAGCTCTATATTCTGAGTAATACGAATCCTTATGTTATGAGCTGGGCTCGTAGCAATGATTTTACGATTGCAGGGAAGCCTTTAGATGACTATTTCGATAAAATATATACCTCGTACGAATTAAAGGCTGTAAAGCCCGGAAAAACCATTTTTGAGTTAATGATTAAAGATGCGGATATGTTGCCTGGAGAAACATTGTTTATTGACGATGGACCGGCCAATATCAAAATGGCAAAAGAATTAGGTATGATGACGTTTCAGCCTATCAATGGTGAAGACTGGAGAGATGATTTAACTGCTTTGCTGAAGTAAGATTGTAGCCAGCCTGTATCCGGACTTCTTATTATTGAGGTTTTAGCAGGTTAATGAGCTGCTTTTTTAAAACCCTAACGTAGCTTTAAAAAAACTTCAGGTTTAATTTATATTTCCTTGTACAAAAGAATGCAATCTTTTGTACAGAAGATTACATTCTTTTGTACAAAATAAATCATTCTTCTGTACAAGGATTTTTTTATTTAATTCGAAGAAATAAAAAACAGCAGTGGGAGACCGGATAATCTGCTTCCGGTTATGTGCCGTTTACGATAGCGTTCTTTTTCTGAATCTCAGGTAGAACATAATTCCTGCGCTGGAAAGTCCGAATGGGAAGGACATCCATATACCCACAATTCCCCAGTTCATTGTAAATCCAAAGAAGTAACCTGCCGGAATAGATATTAGAAAATAGCTGATGAAAGCAATATACATCATAGGTTTTACGTCGGCAATGCCGCGCAGTGCATTGGCAAAAGCAATTTGCGCACCGTCGCCAAACTGATACAACAGGAAAGGGAAGATAAGAGCCACTACCGTTTGGCTAACCTCCGGGCTATCGGTAAACATGCCGCCAAGATAATTCCTCAAAAGGAATATAGATCCGGCAGAGATTACGGCCATCATCAGGATGATGTGAAAGCCTGCATAAGCGGAACGGCGGACATTGACAATATCGTTCTGCCCCCTGAAATTACTAACTCTCACGGCTATTGCAGCACCCATTCCGTAGTAAATCATAAAGCATAGACTAGAAATGGTTAACATAACCTGGTGAGAAGCCAATGCAATACTACCTAGCCACCCAACCATTACGGTGCTGAAGGTAAAAGATGCAGTTTCCATTCCCATTTGCATGGCAATAGGCCAACCAAGTTCGTTGAGCCGTTTAAAAATACTGTGCGAGAATCCTTTCAGTTTAAACCCTTTCAGATAAATAGCATATCGTTTGCTGTACAGAAATATGCATGCAAAGGCCAGAGCCATCAGGATACGAGAGATGAGCGTACTCAGTCCGGCACCCATAAGTCCCATTTCAGGAAGACCAAGCTTACCGTAAATCAACAAATAATTCAGGATAATGTGCAGCGTATTACCTATCAGCAGAATCCACATCGAGGCTTTTGTATCTGTAATTCCGTCGGCAAATTGCTTAAATGAATTAAAGATTAGCACAAAAATAAGGGATGCCAGCAGAATGAGAAAGTATGGACGAATCAATGGAAGAAGTTCTTTGGGCTGACCAAAGTTGTGAACATTGAGATAGATTACGAACATGATGACCGTAATAAGCAATGCCACCAGCATATTGGCGGCAAGACTGTTCTTCAGCGCTTGTCCCGCTCCGGTAGAATCGCCTTTCCCGAAGAGACTTCCCACAATGGGAGTGAGTCCGTAGGAGAAACCAGTACTGAAAATAATGGCCAGAGTGAAAACGTTATTCACAAAAGAGGCGGCTGCCAGCTCAATAGTGCTGTGCTGGCCCACCATCATTGTGTCGGCAAAGCCGAGAATAATCATGCCCAGCTGCCCGATAACAATAGGAATACCTAAACGGAGCAGCGCATTATAGTGTTCTTTGTATGTTGCAAAGAATCTGGTCATGCTTCCTTCTTAGCTATATAACGAAGAGTAGAGCAGTTGTTGCGCACAAAAGCCTTGCTGGCAATCTCTTTTAACTGATCGGCAGTAACTTTTCGGTAATTGTTCACTTCGTTATTCAGATCTTCCGCTTTGCTTATCAGTTCAAAGAATGCCAGATTTGTTGCAACATTCAGATAATTAATATTGCTAAAAATTTGTTCCGATTCGAACTTATTTTTCACTTTCTCCAGTTCGTGCTCATCTACAAGAGTATTCTTCAGTGCTTCAAGCTCCTCCCATATAGCAGCTTCCGCCTGCTCCAAAGTAATACCCGGTGCTGGTTTACCTGAAATCTGGAATAAGCCGGGCTCTACACTTCCGGAAATGTAGGCATCAATGGAACTGAATATCTGGCGTTCCTTAACCAGATGCTGGGTAAGTCGGCTAGAGTTTCCATTGCTAAGTACATCCGATAAAATATCAAATGCATAATAGTCGGGATGCATGCGTTCAGTCATGTGAAAAGCCATGTAAAGAGAATCGAGTGGCACGTCACGTTCCACTTCCTGTCGTCTTTCCTCTGTCTGCTTTGGTTCGCACGGCAAATTTCGTACACGAATATCTCGTGTAGGAATAGGACCAAACCACTTTTCAGCCAATCGGATAGTCTCTTCAAACGAGATATTTCCGGTAACGCAAAGAATGGCATTATTGGGTGCATAGAAGTGAAAAAAGAAATCTTTTACATCTTCCAGAGTTGCATTAGTAATATGTGAAATTTCCTTGCCGATGGTTGGCCACTGGTAAGGGTGTTCCTTGAAGGCCATCGGGCGAACCAGATGAGACACATCGCCGTAAGGCTGATTCAGATAGCGTTGCTTAAACTCTTCTGATACCACCTGGCGCTGAACATCGAGGCTTTTGGGATTAAAATCCAGACTTAACATGCGATCCGATTCCAACCAAAATCCTGTTTCCACGTTTTGTTTGGGCAGGGTAAGGTAATAGTTGGTGATATCATTGTTGGTCCACGCATTATTTTCCCCGCCGGCCAACTGAACCGGAGCATCATAATCGGGAATGTTTACCGACCCTCCGAACATTAAATGTTCAAAGAGGTGGGCAAACCCCGTGTGTTCCTTGTCTTCGTCCTTCGCCCCTACATTATACAACACGTTGATGGCAACCATCTGTGTGCTTAAGTCTTCAGAGTGTATCAGGCGAAGTCCGTTTTCAAGGTTATGTCTGTTTACTTCAATCATCTTATTCCAGTACGATAACTTTCATTTTAATATCTTCTTCAGGACGATCGGCACGGTTAGTCTTTACTTTCTGGATAGAATCAACCACTTCAATACCTTCCACCACTTCTCCAAATACAGTATATTGGTTATCAAGATGAGGCGTTCCGCCAATAGTAGTATAAGCCTGTACCTGTTCAGGAGTAAACTTAAAGTCTGGCAGAGAATCAGCCTTTGCTTTTGCTTCAGCAATCAGTTCTTCCTGCAATTCATAAAGTCCTTCTTTGTCGCGGTCAAGTCTTAGCTTTTTAATCTTAGCTGCATTCTTGGTAACCAAAGTATTGAAAACCTCTTCTACTTTGCCGTGGTTCATTTGTTGTTCCATGTTCAGAATCTGACCTTCGGAATATTTCTTTCCGGTAACGATGTAGAACTGGCAGCCACTGGAAGCTTTCTTCGGATTCACTTCGTCACTTTGACGGGCAGCCGAAAGAACTCCTTTTTTATGAAAGAATTGTGGATAAACAAATTCCGCAGGAACAGTGTAACCGGCATCTCCCGAACCAAGCATTTTGCCTTTAGGCGCATTCTTTGAGTCCGGATCACCACCTTGAATCATAAAGTCCTTAATTACACGGTGAAAAATAGTACCGTCATAAAAGCCTTTCTGAGCAAGTTTGATGAAGTTATCACGGTGTTGCGGTGTTTCGTTGTAGAGTTTAATCTTTATGTCACCTAAATCTGTTTGTATCAACAGCATTGTTTCTTTCTGATTTTCCATTTTTTCTTTTTTATTTTGGGGGAATCCCGGTGAAAATATACCTGTTAAAAGGCTTAATAATATAATCAGTAATTGCTTTTTCATGAGAATAAACTGATAAATTAGGGACAAAAATAATATTTTGGACTTATTAAGCCAAAACAAACCGACGCTAATTAGGACCTTTTATAGAATCCGCGCCTTTCTGAAGAGAATATAACAGGCTCTAATCTCTGTTATTGATAGAATACTGCAGTTCCGCAAGCAGTAACCATGAGCATACTTCCGTTTGATCCTACGGTTTCATAATCAATATCAATACCTATTACGGCATTGGCACCCATTCTCATAGCCTGTTCTGTCATTTCTTTCAGGGCTGTTTCTTTAGCTTCGCGAAGAACTCTTTCGTATGAATTGGATCGACCACCGATAATATCACGTATTCCGGCAAATATATCTTTAAAAATATTAGCACCAATAATAGTTTCGCCCGAAACAATACCGTAGTAGGTGGTAATAGTTTTACCTTCAATGTTGTTAGTAGTTGATAATAACATAATGTCTTTTTCTTTAGATGTTAATATATTGAGAACAAATATATATTTTTTGTGTGAATAAATAATCTAAAAACAAACAAGATGTGGAAATAAATGTTTTCTTTGTATAAGACTTCACTTAAACATGGATGAACAAAAGAAAAAATGGTTGAAATGGATTGGCATTACTTTGCTGAGCCCGCTAATCCTTTTGGTAATACTCCTTGTATTACTTTACCTTCCTCCTGTTCAAAATGTTTTGAAAAATCAGTTTGTGAAATATGCTTCCCGGGAAATGGGTATGCATATATCGATAGACCGGATAAGACTCTCTTTTCCATTGGATCTGGCAGTGCAAGAGGTGAGGGTAATTTCATCCAAAGACACGCTGCTTATTGCCGATAAAATGATTGTAGACCTTGGTCTGCGCCGCATATTCCACAAAGAATTGCGGGTGGATGATATCACCCTGAGTAAGGTTTTCGTTAATTCGTCCAATTTGATGGAGGGAATGCGCATCCGGGGTAAGATTGGCAAGTTATATCTTTGCTCTGAAAAGGTGAATTTTAAACGGGAAGAGGCTTTGATAACGGATGCTCTTCTGAAAGATGCCGAGCTGAAACTCTCTCTTATCGACACAACGAAAGAAAAAAAGGAGAAACCATCCAAACCTTTTCGCTGGAAGATCTTTCTTCAGAGGCTGCAGCTTCGGAATGTAGCCTTTCACATGGATCAACCTGCCGACTCTCTCCGTCTGACAGCCAATGTTAGTGGAGCCGTACTTACTAACGGTAAGTTGGACTTTATGAGAAGGTTGTATAAATTGAGACATTTCTCAGTTGAAAAAGCTTCATTCAATTATGATTCCGGTGCTGGAGAACCGTCCAAAGGATTCGATCCGTCACATCTTGCATTGCGTGACATTTCCATTACTGTAGATTCTTTTATGAAACAAGACAGAGAATTGCAGGCAAGTATTAAACGAGTATCTTTGTGGGATCGTTCGGGATTGAGCATTACTTCACTTACCGGTCGTGTCCTTGCCGATAACCGTGCCATAAGAATACCCGCAATGCAACTTAATACTCCTCATTCGGAAATTAACCTTACTGCAAAGGCCGACTGGCTACTTGTGGAGAATCCGGACAAAGGAAGTTTTGAATCGTCTCTTGTTTCTAATATAGGCAAACAGGATGTGCTGCTTTTTGTAGGAGGATTATCGAAACAGTTCAGTGATTCATACCCGTTTCGTGCAATTACACTCCGGGCGCTGGTGCAAGGCAATAAGAAAAGTATCCGTTTGTCGCGGTTCAGTGCTGTTCTTCCAGGCTCTTTTTCTCTGGTATCTGTAGGCGAGATGAGAAATCTGTCTGATAAAAAGAATCGTTCCGGTGAGATTAAATTTCAGATGGATGCCAAGAATCTCGATTTTATGGCCAATCTGATTAAATCTTCCTCTAATGGAAATGTGAGAGTTCCTCAGAATATGAAACTTCAGGGACAGGCATCAATGAAAAGCGAACGTTATTTGGCCGGGTTAACCTTAACAGAGGATAAAGGAACCGTAAAAGCTGATGCAGAATACAACATGGCAAGCAATTCTTACAAAGCAAAGGTAGCTGTTGATAAATTGCAAGTTAATCATTTCCTTCCAAAGAACACTATCTATTCGTTAACAGCTTCTTTTGATGCTGCCGGAGTGGGAACAGACTTCTTCTCTGCAAAGACAAAACTTAACGGAGGATTTAAATTGCAGGAGTTGCAATATGATAAATCTACTTTTACCGGCATTGATTTAAAGGCTAAATTGCAGAATTCTTTGGCGGAAGTTGTGCTGAAAAGCGAAAGCAGACTGCTTAAGATGGATGCAAACCTGACTGCGCTTCTGCATAAAAAACAAACGAAAGGTGAATTGTCAATGTTTGTAAGAGATGTAGATTTATACAAACTGAGACTTATTAATCATCCTTTGAGGGATCCTATAGCATTTACAGTCAATGCTTCTACCAATAGTGGCGAAACGTCTCTGGAACTTCATTCCGGCGACATGGAACTATCACTTAACAGTC
Proteins encoded in this window:
- a CDS encoding RNA pseudouridine synthase; the encoded protein is MTVIYEDNHIIVVNKSSSEIVQGDKTGDTPLSETVKQYLKEKYNKPGNVFLGVVHRLDRPVSGIVLFAKTSKALPRLNEMFKNSEVKKTYWAIVKNCPKETEGELVHYLVRNEKQNKSYAYDKEVKDSKKAILDYKLIGHSQNYYLLEVHLHTGRHHQIRCQLAKMGCSIKGDLKYGSPRSNPDGSICLHSRKVSFIHPVSKELIELEAPVPEGNLWNGFEMLG
- a CDS encoding tRNA-dihydrouridine synthase family protein, with protein sequence MQDEKKVPIHFAPLQGFTDAPYRNAHETVFGGVNTYYTPFVRLEKGESFRNRELRDIEKENNTVHHLVPQLIASTPDEIKKIVTLFQEKGHTEADLNLGCPFPMLVRRHKGSGILPFPNEVEELLACIQDFPDMTFSVKMRLGLENPEECLALLPLLNSLPLKQIALHARIGKQQYKGETNLNAFEAFYNACKHPIIYNGDITTIDDIKTILDRFPSLSGIMIGRGLLTNPALAYEYIQGRTLSREEMYAKVKTFHSSLLSYYEAHLQGNDQLVTKMKTIWEYLLPDMDRKAKKKIHKSTKLETYRAAVSEALK
- a CDS encoding MATE family efflux transporter, with the protein product MTRFFATYKEHYNALLRLGIPIVIGQLGMIILGFADTMMVGQHSTIELAAASFVNNVFTLAIIFSTGFSYGLTPIVGSLFGKGDSTGAGQALKNSLAANMLVALLITVIMFVIYLNVHNFGQPKELLPLIRPYFLILLASLIFVLIFNSFKQFADGITDTKASMWILLIGNTLHIILNYLLIYGKLGLPEMGLMGAGLSTLISRILMALAFACIFLYSKRYAIYLKGFKLKGFSHSIFKRLNELGWPIAMQMGMETASFTFSTVMVGWLGSIALASHQVMLTISSLCFMIYYGMGAAIAVRVSNFRGQNDIVNVRRSAYAGFHIILMMAVISAGSIFLLRNYLGGMFTDSPEVSQTVVALIFPFLLYQFGDGAQIAFANALRGIADVKPMMYIAFISYFLISIPAGYFFGFTMNWGIVGIWMSFPFGLSSAGIMFYLRFRKRTLS
- the fabG gene encoding 3-oxoacyl-[acyl-carrier-protein] reductase, which encodes MGLLDGKTAIVTGAARGIGKAIALKFASEGANIAFTDLVIDENAKNTEKEIEAFGVKAKGYASNAANFEDTANVVAQIVKDFGRVDILVNNAGITRDGLMMRMSEQQWDMVINVNLKSAFNFIHAITPVMMKQKTGSIINMASVVGVSGNAGQCNYSASKAGMIGLAKSIAKELGSRGIRANAIAPGFIITDMTAALTDEVKAEWAKTIPLRRGGTPEDVANVATFLASDLSSYVSGQVIHCCGGMNM
- a CDS encoding TetR/AcrR family transcriptional regulator, which produces MTVSKTRIKLVDVARQLFAQTGVENTTMNDIALASKKGRRTLYTYFKNKDEIYSAVVESELDILSETMKRVAEKDISPDEKLIELIYTRLDAIKEVVSRNGSLQANFFRDIWRVERVRRRFDAKEIALLRAVLTEGKDKGVFQIDDVNITTNIVHYCVKGIEVPYISGHLGRNLDAEVRKKYVTNLVYGALRRKEINQ
- a CDS encoding peptidylprolyl isomerase, whose protein sequence is MKKQLLIILLSLLTGIFSPGFPQNKKEKMENQKETMLLIQTDLGDIKIKLYNETPQHRDNFIKLAQKGFYDGTIFHRVIKDFMIQGGDPDSKNAPKGKMLGSGDAGYTVPAEFVYPQFFHKKGVLSAARQSDEVNPKKASSGCQFYIVTGKKYSEGQILNMEQQMNHGKVEEVFNTLVTKNAAKIKKLRLDRDKEGLYELQEELIAEAKAKADSLPDFKFTPEQVQAYTTIGGTPHLDNQYTVFGEVVEGIEVVDSIQKVKTNRADRPEEDIKMKVIVLE
- a CDS encoding pitrilysin family protein translates to MIEVNRHNLENGLRLIHSEDLSTQMVAINVLYNVGAKDEDKEHTGFAHLFEHLMFGGSVNIPDYDAPVQLAGGENNAWTNNDITNYYLTLPKQNVETGFWLESDRMLSLDFNPKSLDVQRQVVSEEFKQRYLNQPYGDVSHLVRPMAFKEHPYQWPTIGKEISHITNATLEDVKDFFFHFYAPNNAILCVTGNISFEETIRLAEKWFGPIPTRDIRVRNLPCEPKQTEERRQEVERDVPLDSLYMAFHMTERMHPDYYAFDILSDVLSNGNSSRLTQHLVKERQIFSSIDAYISGSVEPGLFQISGKPAPGITLEQAEAAIWEELEALKNTLVDEHELEKVKNKFESEQIFSNINYLNVATNLAFFELISKAEDLNNEVNNYRKVTADQLKEIASKAFVRNNCSTLRYIAKKEA
- a CDS encoding heavy metal-binding domain-containing protein — protein: MLLSTTNNIEGKTITTYYGIVSGETIIGANIFKDIFAGIRDIIGGRSNSYERVLREAKETALKEMTEQAMRMGANAVIGIDIDYETVGSNGSMLMVTACGTAVFYQ
- a CDS encoding HAD family phosphatase; translated protein: MERIKNIVFDFGGVIVNFSREAAVKKFEEIGVANANELLDAYHQKGAFLQVEDGTINAEEFRIILSELAGKELTYEQVKEGWLGFMLDVPQYRLEYLLELKKKYKLYILSNTNPYVMSWARSNDFTIAGKPLDDYFDKIYTSYELKAVKPGKTIFELMIKDADMLPGETLFIDDGPANIKMAKELGMMTFQPINGEDWRDDLTALLK